GGGCCAAGTGATTGGTATCCAAGGTTCAACGGGCCGCTCGACAGGCCAGCACGTACATTACGAAGTGCGATATAATAACAAGCCACTCAATCCTAAAAACTTTTTGAAAGCAGGCGAAAATGTTCGGTCGGTCAACTAACACCCCTAAAGCTCCCTCGACGCCAAGCGCGAATACACCACGCAAAACGTCGGTGCCACCTTCGGTGATTTCATCGGACATGTACGTGCTGGGCAATATCATCAGTTCAGATGGTCTGCTCGACATTGATGGCAAGATCGATGGCAACGTACGCTGCAAGGTTGCAACCGTGCGCCCTAATGGTCGCGTGAAGGGTGACGTGGTGGCGGAGTTAGTCCATGTCTATGGTGAAATTGAAGGTCTGGTAAAAGCCAAGTCGGTGATTCTGTATTCATCGGCACGCGTGCAGGGCACGATCATGCATGAATCACTCTCGATTGAAGATGGTGCATTCGTTGACGGTAAATTCAAGCGCACGGATAAAGTAACGATGGATACCGAGCTTTCAAAATCGCTCGATAGCACCGTGTTTGTGAATGATAACGACGAGCCAGTGACTGCTGAAGAGCTCAAGGTTCTTGAGAATCTGCGCCTGATCAGCTAGGGACTACTTTTCCCACAGTTTCTTGATTTTCTCTTCACGCCCGCTACCTGTTTTGTAGGCGTTATAGTGCAGCTTGTTTTTCTTATAATATTCCTGATGGTAATCTTCTGCAGGGTAGAATGGTGCGGCAGGAAGAATTTTGGTCGCAATCGGTTTGCCGATCGCTTTTGCTGTTTTCTCTAGCGATGCGTGCGCGATTTTTTCTTGCGCGGCATCCGCTATAAAAATCGCGGTTTGATAACTTTGCCCACGGTCATAGAACTGGCCGCCTGCATCGGTGGGATCGATATTCTGCCAGAAGATATCCAGAATCTGCGCGTACGAAATCACTGCGGGGTCATAGACCACTTCAATCGCTTCATAATGACCAGATTTCTTGCTCGTGACATCATCATAGGTTGGGTTTTCAATATGACCACCCGTGTAGCCCACGGTGGTTTTCACTACACCTTCTGCATTATCAAATGGGGGCTCGATACACCAAAAACACCCCGCCGCAAAAATCGCAGTTTCGGTTTTGGTGGCCGCCGACGTAGTGGTGCTGAGCAGTGACATAATCAATACCGTAAATACATAACGCATGTTGTGCCTTCTGAGTGTTACTTAGGGATTCGTAGGCGGCAGTACAATGGTTACAATAAAATGAGTGTTGCTAGCCCCAAGAAGCTTAAAAAACCAACGCAGTCCGTCACTGTCGTGAGGAAGATGCTGGAAGAAATCGCTGGGTCAATGCCGCGATGATTCAGTGTGATGGGGATGAGCGCACCAAAGAGCCCTGCCATCATCATGGTGCCGATGGCGGCAAGCAGC
This sequence is a window from Alphaproteobacteria bacterium. Protein-coding genes within it:
- a CDS encoding polymer-forming cytoskeletal protein, whose protein sequence is MFGRSTNTPKAPSTPSANTPRKTSVPPSVISSDMYVLGNIISSDGLLDIDGKIDGNVRCKVATVRPNGRVKGDVVAELVHVYGEIEGLVKAKSVILYSSARVQGTIMHESLSIEDGAFVDGKFKRTDKVTMDTELSKSLDSTVFVNDNDEPVTAEELKVLENLRLIS
- the msrA gene encoding peptide-methionine (S)-S-oxide reductase MsrA → MSLLSTTTSAATKTETAIFAAGCFWCIEPPFDNAEGVVKTTVGYTGGHIENPTYDDVTSKKSGHYEAIEVVYDPAVISYAQILDIFWQNIDPTDAGGQFYDRGQSYQTAIFIADAAQEKIAHASLEKTAKAIGKPIATKILPAAPFYPAEDYHQEYYKKNKLHYNAYKTGSGREEKIKKLWEK